The following coding sequences are from one Pseudomonas oryzae window:
- a CDS encoding NfeD family protein: MPDFLLHLSYWDWLAFGTLLLILEVFGTGGYLLWTGVAAACVGLLTFLLPGLHWTLQYLLFGVLSILTAVLWWRRQRAAGKSGDQPGLNRRGSELLGRRFVLHEAIVEGRGKIRVGDSVWLVSGPALPAGSEVRVVGQDGVVLQVEPA, encoded by the coding sequence ATGCCCGATTTTCTCCTGCATCTCTCCTACTGGGACTGGCTGGCCTTCGGCACCCTGCTGCTGATCCTCGAGGTCTTCGGCACCGGCGGCTACCTGCTGTGGACCGGCGTCGCCGCCGCCTGCGTCGGCCTGCTCACCTTCCTGCTCCCCGGCCTGCACTGGACCCTGCAGTACCTGCTGTTCGGCGTGCTGTCGATCCTCACCGCGGTGCTCTGGTGGCGCCGCCAGCGCGCCGCTGGCAAGAGTGGCGACCAGCCCGGCCTCAACCGGCGCGGCAGCGAGCTGCTCGGCCGCCGCTTCGTCCTGCACGAGGCGATCGTCGAGGGGCGCGGCAAGATCCGCGTCGGCGACAGCGTCTGGCTGGTCAGCGGCCCGGCACTGCCGGCCGGCAGCGAGGTGCGGGTGGTCGGCCAGGACGGCGTGGTGCTGCAGGTCGAACCGGCCTGA
- a CDS encoding extracellular solute-binding protein: MQANKKLLAALALTTLAGSVQAADEVVVYSARIDELIKPVFDQYTAKTGVQVKFITDKEAPLLARLKAEGENTPADLLITVDAGNLWQAEQEGVLKPLKSAAIDANIPSQYRSSTGAWTGLSLRARTIVYSTERVKPQELSSYEALADKNWEGRLCLRSAKKVYNQSLTATLIETHGAEKTEAILKGWVANLATDPFADDTALIQAIDAGQCDVGIVNTYYYGRLHKQQPDLKARLFWPNQADRGVHVNLAGAGVTKHAPHAEAAQKLLEWMTSEEAQGMFAGINQEYPANPKVEPSAEVAAWGSFKADSIPVEVAGKRQAEAIRLMDRAGWN, translated from the coding sequence ATGCAGGCAAACAAGAAGCTCCTGGCAGCCCTGGCGCTGACCACCCTGGCCGGTTCCGTGCAGGCCGCCGACGAGGTCGTGGTCTACTCGGCGCGCATCGACGAGCTGATCAAGCCGGTGTTCGACCAGTACACTGCCAAGACCGGCGTCCAGGTCAAGTTCATCACCGACAAGGAAGCTCCGCTGCTGGCGCGCCTGAAGGCCGAAGGCGAGAACACCCCGGCCGACCTGCTGATCACCGTGGACGCCGGCAACCTCTGGCAGGCCGAGCAGGAAGGCGTGCTCAAGCCGCTCAAGTCCGCGGCCATCGACGCCAACATCCCCAGCCAGTACCGCTCCAGCACCGGCGCCTGGACCGGCCTGTCGCTGCGTGCGCGGACCATCGTCTACTCCACCGAGCGGGTCAAGCCGCAAGAGCTGTCCAGCTACGAGGCGCTGGCCGACAAGAACTGGGAAGGCCGCCTGTGCCTGCGTTCGGCGAAGAAGGTCTACAACCAGTCGCTGACCGCCACCCTGATCGAGACCCACGGCGCCGAGAAGACCGAGGCGATCCTCAAGGGCTGGGTCGCCAATCTGGCCACCGATCCGTTCGCCGACGACACCGCGCTGATCCAGGCCATCGACGCCGGCCAGTGCGACGTCGGCATCGTCAACACCTACTACTACGGCCGCCTGCACAAGCAGCAGCCGGACCTCAAGGCCAGGCTGTTCTGGCCGAACCAGGCCGACCGCGGCGTGCACGTCAACCTCGCCGGCGCCGGCGTGACCAAGCACGCCCCGCACGCCGAGGCCGCGCAGAAGCTGCTCGAGTGGATGACCAGCGAGGAAGCCCAGGGCATGTTCGCCGGCATCAACCAGGAGTATCCGGCCAACCCGAAGGTCGAGCCTTCCGCCGAAGTGGCCGCCTGGGGCAGCTTCAAGGCCGACAGCATCCCGGTCGAAGTGGCCGGCAAGCGCCAGGCCGAGGCGATCCGCCTGATGGATCGCGCCGGCTGGAACTGA
- a CDS encoding DUF2388 domain-containing protein, translating into MRRALLFASLVILPAAGALGGHRGHDVNIGWEEVATSAGVSASLYSTFKDEKIVIAAQDDASSFIASGGAIRGAYLEAALQRIRRDHPDLQASDEQLAGAILAGAGDDAAR; encoded by the coding sequence ATGCGCCGTGCCCTGCTGTTCGCGTCCCTCGTCATCCTGCCCGCCGCCGGTGCCCTGGGCGGTCACCGCGGGCATGACGTGAACATCGGCTGGGAGGAAGTCGCCACCTCAGCCGGCGTCTCCGCATCGCTGTACTCGACCTTCAAGGACGAGAAGATCGTGATCGCCGCCCAGGACGACGCCTCCAGCTTCATCGCCAGCGGCGGTGCCATTCGCGGCGCCTACCTGGAGGCGGCGCTGCAGCGGATCCGCCGCGACCACCCCGACCTGCAGGCCAGCGACGAGCAGCTGGCTGGCGCGATCCTCGCCGGCGCGGGGGATGACGCCGCCCGCTGA
- the gcvP gene encoding aminomethyl-transferring glycine dehydrogenase: MSRPSDLLQPEAFLHRHLGPDAAEQRAMLDALGVADRAELISQTVPPAIRLDGPLALPAALDEQAALARLRSYAEENQCWTSLIGMGYYGTHTPPVILRNVLENPGWYTAYTPYQPEISQGRLEALLNFQQLTCDLTGLELAGASLLDEATAAAEAMAMARRVAKSASNRFFVDENCHPQTISVLQTRAAGFGFELVIDSPDSLGQHQVFGALLQYPDSHGEIRDLRPLIEQLHAQQALACVACDLLALLLLTPPGELGADIALGSAQRFGVPMGYGGPHAAFFACRDEFKRAMPGRIIGVSKDARGNVALRMALQTREQHIRREKANSNICTAQALLANMAGFYAVYHGPAGLKRIAGRVQRLTAILAAALEQGGIARRNRQFFDTLTLEVGGAQEAILASAAAARINLRILGRGQLGLSLDETCSLDTVAQLVQIFLGADHGIDLAALADDAGLPAGIPAALARTSGFLEHPVFNSHHSETEMLRYLRQLEGRDLALNQAMIPLGSCTMKLNATSEMIPVSWPEFASLHPFVPREQARGYQRMIGELEDWLCAITGFDAISMQPNSGAQGEYAGLLAIQHYHRSRGETQRDICLIPASAHGTNPATASMAGLQVVVVACDKTGNVDIDDLRAKAAAAGERLSCLMITYPSTHGVFEEGIREICALVHAQGGQVYMDGANLNAQVGLSRPADIGADVSHMNLHKTFCIPHGGGGPGMGPIGVKAHLAPFLANHPVVELDGPLAGNGAVSAAPWGSASILPISWMYIALMGPQLQEATEVAILNANYLAARLGEAYPVLYSGRNGRVAHECIIDLRPLKAATGIGEEDVAKRLMDYGFHAPTMSFPVPGTLMIEPTESESKAELDRFVEAMLGIRAEIARVESGEWPADNNPLRHAPHTLADVTGAWDRPYSIAEAVTPSAHTRAFKYWPAVNRVDNVYGDRHLFCSCVPMEAYQE; the protein is encoded by the coding sequence ATGTCCCGCCCCAGCGACCTGCTGCAGCCCGAAGCCTTCCTCCATCGTCACCTCGGCCCCGACGCCGCCGAACAGCGCGCGATGCTCGACGCCCTGGGCGTCGCCGACCGCGCCGAGCTGATCAGTCAGACCGTGCCGCCGGCGATCCGTCTGGACGGCCCGCTGGCCCTGCCCGCGGCCCTCGACGAGCAGGCCGCGCTGGCCCGCCTGCGCAGCTACGCCGAAGAGAACCAGTGCTGGACCAGCCTGATCGGCATGGGCTACTACGGCACCCACACCCCGCCGGTGATCCTGCGCAACGTGCTGGAGAATCCGGGCTGGTACACCGCCTATACCCCCTACCAGCCGGAGATCTCCCAGGGCCGTCTGGAGGCGCTGCTCAACTTCCAGCAGCTGACCTGCGACCTCACCGGCCTCGAGCTGGCCGGCGCCTCGCTTCTCGACGAGGCCACCGCCGCCGCCGAGGCGATGGCCATGGCCCGTCGGGTGGCGAAGAGCGCCAGCAACCGCTTCTTCGTCGACGAGAACTGCCATCCGCAGACCATCTCCGTGCTGCAGACCCGCGCCGCCGGTTTCGGCTTCGAGCTGGTGATCGACAGCCCGGACAGCCTCGGCCAGCACCAGGTGTTCGGCGCGCTGCTGCAGTATCCCGACAGCCACGGCGAGATCCGCGACCTGCGTCCGCTGATCGAGCAGCTGCACGCCCAGCAGGCGCTGGCCTGCGTGGCCTGCGACCTGCTCGCCCTGCTGCTGCTCACCCCGCCCGGCGAGCTGGGCGCTGACATCGCCCTGGGCAGCGCCCAGCGCTTCGGCGTGCCGATGGGCTACGGTGGCCCGCATGCGGCCTTCTTCGCCTGCCGCGACGAGTTCAAGCGCGCCATGCCCGGGCGCATCATCGGTGTGTCCAAGGATGCGCGCGGCAACGTCGCCCTGCGCATGGCGCTGCAGACCCGCGAGCAGCACATCCGCCGCGAGAAGGCCAACTCCAACATCTGCACCGCGCAGGCGCTGCTGGCCAACATGGCCGGCTTCTACGCCGTGTACCACGGTCCGGCGGGGCTCAAGCGCATCGCCGGACGGGTGCAGCGGCTCACCGCGATCCTCGCCGCGGCGCTCGAGCAGGGCGGCATCGCCCGCCGCAACCGGCAGTTCTTCGACACCCTGACCCTCGAGGTCGGCGGCGCCCAGGAGGCGATCCTGGCGAGCGCCGCGGCGGCGCGGATCAACCTGCGCATTCTCGGCCGCGGCCAGCTCGGTCTCAGCCTCGACGAGACCTGCAGCCTGGACACCGTCGCCCAGCTGGTGCAGATCTTCCTCGGCGCCGACCATGGCATCGACCTCGCCGCGCTGGCCGACGACGCCGGGCTGCCCGCCGGCATTCCCGCCGCGCTGGCGCGCACCTCGGGCTTCCTCGAGCATCCGGTGTTCAACAGCCACCACAGCGAGACCGAGATGCTGCGCTACCTGCGCCAGCTGGAGGGGCGCGACCTCGCCCTCAACCAGGCGATGATCCCGCTCGGCTCCTGCACCATGAAGCTCAACGCCACCAGCGAGATGATCCCGGTCAGCTGGCCCGAGTTCGCCAGCCTGCACCCCTTCGTGCCGCGCGAGCAGGCCCGCGGCTACCAGCGGATGATCGGCGAACTGGAAGACTGGCTGTGCGCCATCACCGGTTTCGACGCCATCAGCATGCAGCCCAACTCCGGCGCGCAGGGCGAGTACGCCGGTCTGCTGGCGATCCAGCACTACCACCGGAGCCGCGGCGAGACGCAGCGCGACATCTGCCTGATTCCCGCCTCGGCGCACGGCACCAACCCGGCCACCGCCAGCATGGCCGGCCTGCAGGTGGTGGTGGTGGCCTGCGACAAGACCGGCAACGTCGATATCGACGACCTGCGCGCCAAGGCCGCGGCGGCCGGCGAGCGGCTGTCCTGCCTGATGATCACCTATCCCTCGACCCACGGCGTGTTCGAGGAGGGTATCCGCGAGATCTGCGCGCTGGTGCACGCCCAGGGCGGCCAGGTGTACATGGACGGCGCCAACCTCAACGCCCAGGTCGGCCTCAGCCGCCCGGCCGACATCGGTGCCGACGTGTCGCACATGAACCTGCACAAGACCTTCTGCATCCCGCACGGCGGCGGCGGTCCGGGCATGGGCCCGATCGGCGTCAAGGCGCACCTGGCGCCGTTCCTCGCCAACCACCCGGTGGTCGAGCTGGACGGCCCGCTGGCCGGCAACGGCGCGGTCAGCGCCGCGCCCTGGGGCAGCGCCAGCATCCTGCCGATCAGCTGGATGTACATCGCCCTGATGGGCCCGCAGCTGCAGGAGGCCACCGAGGTGGCGATCCTCAACGCCAACTACCTGGCCGCGCGCCTGGGCGAGGCCTATCCGGTGCTCTACAGCGGCCGCAACGGCCGGGTGGCGCACGAGTGCATCATCGACCTGCGCCCGCTCAAGGCGGCCACCGGGATCGGCGAGGAGGACGTCGCCAAGCGGCTGATGGACTACGGCTTCCATGCACCGACCATGTCCTTCCCGGTGCCCGGCACGCTGATGATCGAACCCACCGAGAGCGAGTCGAAGGCCGAGCTGGATCGCTTCGTCGAGGCCATGCTGGGCATCCGCGCCGAGATCGCCCGGGTCGAGTCCGGCGAGTGGCCGGCGGACAACAACCCGCTCCGGCACGCGCCGCACACCCTGGCCGACGTCACCGGTGCCTGGGACCGCCCCTACAGCATCGCCGAGGCGGTGACGCCGAGCGCGCATACCCGCGCGTTCAAGTACTGGCCGGCGGTCAACCGGGTCGACAACGTCTACGGCGATCGCCACCTGTTCTGCTCCTGCGTGCCGATGGAGGCGTACCAGGAGTGA
- the ubiH gene encoding 2-octaprenyl-6-methoxyphenyl hydroxylase, with product MGCSGPAGSGRIAIVGGGLVGASLALALQQGGVAARGWQISLIEPYAPGDGFQPSYDARCSALSWGTRLIYERLGLWPAIAERAEAITRIHVSERGRFAAARLSAEEEGVPALGYVVENAWLGHCLWQALHRDTLDWRCPARVAAAQAQAGGYRLTLDDGSPLDCELLVLADGGRSDLRQQLGIQVRRTPYGQTALIANVTPSQPHGGEAFERFTSDGPMALLPLPDNRCALVWTRPDADAARLAALDERAFLAELQQAFGYRLGAFVRVGARHSYPLALLEAEEQVRSHLVVLGNAAHGLHPIAGQGYNLSLRDVMALAQSLLQDGARLGDLGQLQGYLAGQRLDQQLTVGFSDKVTRLFSNARAPLAVARSLGLLGLELWPAGKRWFARQAMGLGTRP from the coding sequence ATGGGCTGCAGTGGACCGGCCGGCAGCGGCCGCATCGCCATCGTCGGCGGCGGCCTGGTCGGCGCCAGCCTGGCTCTGGCCCTGCAGCAGGGCGGTGTCGCGGCGCGCGGCTGGCAGATCAGCCTGATCGAGCCCTACGCCCCCGGCGACGGCTTCCAGCCCAGCTACGACGCGCGCTGTTCGGCGCTGTCCTGGGGCACCCGGCTGATCTACGAACGCCTCGGCCTGTGGCCGGCGATCGCCGAGCGCGCCGAGGCGATCACCCGCATTCACGTTTCCGAGCGCGGCCGCTTCGCCGCCGCGCGCCTGTCCGCCGAAGAAGAAGGCGTGCCGGCGCTCGGCTACGTGGTGGAGAACGCCTGGCTCGGCCACTGTCTGTGGCAGGCGCTGCACCGCGACACCCTCGACTGGCGCTGCCCGGCGCGGGTCGCCGCAGCGCAGGCGCAGGCCGGCGGCTACCGCCTGACCCTCGACGACGGCAGTCCGCTGGACTGCGAGCTCTTGGTGCTGGCCGACGGCGGCCGCTCCGACCTGCGCCAGCAGCTGGGCATCCAGGTGCGCCGCACGCCCTACGGGCAGACCGCGCTGATCGCCAACGTCACCCCCAGCCAGCCCCACGGCGGCGAGGCCTTCGAGCGCTTCACCAGCGACGGGCCGATGGCCCTGCTGCCGCTGCCGGACAACCGCTGCGCGCTGGTCTGGACCCGCCCGGACGCCGACGCCGCGCGCCTGGCGGCGCTCGACGAGCGCGCCTTCCTCGCCGAGCTGCAGCAGGCCTTCGGCTACCGCCTGGGCGCCTTCGTCCGGGTCGGCGCGCGGCACAGCTACCCGCTGGCGCTGCTCGAGGCCGAGGAGCAGGTGCGCAGCCATCTGGTGGTGCTCGGCAACGCCGCCCACGGCCTGCACCCGATCGCCGGCCAGGGATACAACCTGTCGTTGCGCGACGTCATGGCGCTGGCGCAAAGCCTGCTGCAGGATGGCGCGCGGCTGGGCGATCTGGGCCAGCTGCAGGGCTATCTGGCTGGCCAGCGCCTGGATCAGCAGCTGACCGTGGGCTTTTCCGACAAGGTCACCCGGCTGTTCTCCAACGCCCGGGCGCCGCTGGCCGTTGCGCGCAGCCTCGGCCTGCTCGGCCTGGAGCTGTGGCCGGCTGGCAAGCGCTGGTTCGCCCGTCAGGCCATGGGCCTCGGCACCCGGCCCTGA
- the gcvT gene encoding glycine cleavage system aminomethyltransferase GcvT, translating to MGLRTPLHDLHVALGAKMVDFGGWDMPLHYGSQVEEHHQVRSDCGVFDVSHMTVVDVAGVQAGEYLRRLLANDVARLDAVGKALYSVMLNAAGGVIDDLIVYRTAPGYRLVVNAATRDKDLAWLQAQAEGFAVELAERPELAMLAVQGPHAIERCLELLSPARAALVRELKPFHGLALGEWFIARTGYTGEDGLEIILPAAEAPGFFNELVGAGIAPAGLGARDTLRLEAGLNLYGQDMDETVTPQAANLAWTVAWEPAARDFIGRSALEAQRAGGGAESKLVGLVLEERGVLRAHQVVRVAGLGEGEITSGSFSPTLGKSIALARVPAGTGERAEVEIRGKWYPVRVVKPNFVRHGKPLI from the coding sequence ATGGGACTGCGTACGCCCCTCCATGATCTGCACGTGGCGCTTGGCGCCAAGATGGTCGATTTCGGCGGCTGGGACATGCCGCTGCACTACGGTTCGCAAGTCGAGGAGCACCATCAGGTGCGCAGCGACTGCGGGGTCTTCGATGTCTCGCACATGACCGTGGTCGACGTCGCCGGCGTGCAGGCCGGGGAGTATCTGCGCCGCCTGCTGGCCAACGACGTGGCGCGTCTGGACGCGGTCGGCAAGGCCCTGTACAGCGTGATGCTCAACGCCGCCGGCGGGGTGATCGACGACCTGATCGTCTATCGCACCGCTCCGGGCTATCGCCTGGTGGTCAATGCCGCCACCCGCGACAAGGACCTCGCCTGGCTGCAGGCGCAGGCCGAGGGCTTCGCCGTCGAGCTCGCCGAGCGCCCGGAACTGGCCATGCTCGCCGTGCAGGGGCCGCACGCCATCGAGCGCTGCCTCGAGCTGCTCAGCCCGGCGCGCGCCGCGCTGGTACGCGAACTCAAGCCGTTCCATGGCCTGGCGCTGGGCGAGTGGTTCATCGCCCGCACTGGCTACACTGGCGAGGACGGTCTGGAAATCATCCTGCCGGCCGCCGAGGCGCCGGGCTTCTTCAACGAGCTGGTGGGCGCGGGCATCGCCCCGGCCGGCCTCGGTGCCCGTGATACCCTGCGTCTGGAAGCGGGTCTCAACCTCTACGGCCAGGACATGGACGAGACGGTGACGCCGCAGGCGGCCAACCTCGCCTGGACGGTGGCTTGGGAACCGGCCGCGCGCGATTTCATCGGCCGCAGCGCCCTCGAGGCGCAGCGCGCCGGCGGCGGTGCGGAAAGCAAGCTGGTCGGTCTGGTGCTGGAGGAGCGCGGCGTGCTGCGCGCCCACCAGGTAGTGCGCGTCGCCGGACTCGGCGAGGGCGAGATCACCAGTGGCAGCTTCTCGCCGACCCTTGGCAAGTCGATCGCCCTGGCCCGCGTACCGGCCGGCACCGGCGAGCGCGCCGAGGTCGAGATCCGCGGCAAGTGGTACCCGGTCCGGGTGGTGAAACCGAATTTTGTCCGCCACGGCAAGCCGCTCATCTGA
- a CDS encoding 2-octaprenyl-3-methyl-6-methoxy-1,4-benzoquinol hydroxylase, which produces MHADLIIVGAGMVGSTLALALEDSGLRIQLVDGGPLVAAPFDPAAAFEPRVSALSEASRRILARLGAWDGIAARRATPYTAMQVWDGSGTGQIHFSAASVHAEVLGHIVENRVVQDALLERLQDSGIELLAHARLEQLRRSAGGWLLQLADGRELRAPLLVAADGANSAVRRLAGCATREWDYLHQAIVTSVRCEKPHQATAWQRFTDDGPLAFLPLERDGDRHWCSIVWSCTPAEAERLMALDDAAFAAALGRAFEQRLGAVLAVDPRLCIPLRQRHAKRYVESGLALIGDAAHVIHPLAGQGVNLGFLDAATLAEVLLHARARGENLADPRVLGRFERRRMPHNLAMMAAMEGFERLFQTDRLPLRWLRNAGLRLMDGHHEAKGLFVRQALGLSGDLPALARSGTLDVAQRMRA; this is translated from the coding sequence ATGCACGCAGACCTGATCATCGTCGGCGCCGGCATGGTCGGCAGCACCCTGGCGCTGGCCCTCGAGGACAGCGGCCTGCGCATCCAGCTGGTCGACGGCGGGCCGCTGGTCGCGGCGCCCTTCGATCCCGCCGCCGCCTTCGAGCCGCGGGTCAGCGCGCTGTCCGAGGCCAGCCGGCGCATCCTCGCCCGCCTGGGCGCCTGGGACGGCATCGCCGCGCGGCGCGCCACGCCCTACACGGCGATGCAGGTGTGGGACGGCTCGGGCACCGGGCAGATCCACTTCTCCGCCGCCAGTGTGCACGCCGAGGTGCTCGGCCATATCGTCGAGAACCGCGTGGTGCAGGACGCCCTGCTCGAGCGCCTGCAGGACAGCGGCATCGAGCTGCTGGCCCATGCCCGTCTCGAGCAGCTGCGCCGCTCCGCCGGCGGCTGGCTGCTGCAACTGGCTGACGGCCGCGAGCTGCGCGCGCCGCTGCTGGTCGCCGCCGACGGTGCCAACTCGGCGGTGCGCCGCCTGGCCGGCTGCGCCACCCGCGAGTGGGACTACCTGCACCAGGCCATCGTCACCAGCGTGCGTTGTGAGAAACCTCACCAGGCCACCGCCTGGCAGCGCTTCACCGACGACGGCCCGCTGGCCTTCCTGCCGCTCGAGCGCGACGGCGACCGTCACTGGTGCTCGATCGTCTGGTCGTGCACCCCGGCCGAGGCCGAGCGCCTGATGGCGCTGGACGATGCCGCCTTCGCCGCCGCCCTGGGCCGCGCCTTCGAGCAGCGCCTGGGTGCGGTGCTGGCGGTCGATCCGCGCCTGTGCATCCCGCTGCGCCAGCGCCACGCCAAGCGTTACGTCGAGTCGGGCCTGGCGCTGATCGGCGACGCCGCCCACGTCATCCATCCGCTGGCCGGGCAGGGGGTCAACCTCGGCTTCCTCGACGCCGCGACCCTGGCCGAGGTGCTGCTGCACGCCCGTGCGCGCGGCGAGAACCTCGCCGACCCGCGCGTGCTCGGCCGCTTCGAGCGCCGGCGCATGCCGCACAACCTGGCGATGATGGCGGCGATGGAGGGCTTCGAGCGGCTGTTCCAGACCGACCGGCTGCCGCTGCGCTGGCTGCGCAACGCCGGCCTGCGCCTGATGGACGGCCATCACGAGGCCAAGGGCCTGTTCGTGCGCCAGGCGCTGGGGCTGTCCGGCGACCTGCCCGCGCTGGCGCGGAGCGGAACCCTTGACGTGGCGCAACGCATGCGTGCCTGA
- a CDS encoding ABC transporter permease, with product MAHSAQRRWYPLAAAIAALVLLPLSVLLLSWGEVDGEIWSHLWDTQMPRLLGNTLSLLLGVGFGVTLLGVSLAWLTTLCEFPGRKWLDWALMLPFAIPAYVLAFVFVGLLDFAGPVQSLLREWFGSGLRLPRVRSTGGVILVLVLVFYPYVYLLARTAFLAQGRGLMEAARVLGLSPWQAFWKVALPVARPAIGAGLALALMETLADFGAVSVFNFDTFTTAIYKTWYGFYSLSSATQLASLLLLAVMLLLWAERRSRGASRPGNERARSAPLYHLRGARALAASAWCGLVFACAFVVPLLQLLVWFWQRGRFDLDERYVGLILHTLYLGALAALITVALAMLLAFARRQAPTRRMQALVGLANLGYALPGSVLAVSIMLAFSWLDRQLVIPLSASLGGAGKPLLLGSLGALLLAYLIRFMAVAHGPLESSLGRIRPSLPEASRSLGVGGVALFRRIYLPLMVPGTLSAALLVFVDVLKEMPATLLMRPFGWDTLSVRVFEMTSEGEWARAALPALTLVLVGLLPVIGLIRRSARRYG from the coding sequence GTGGCCCATTCCGCCCAACGCCGCTGGTATCCCCTCGCCGCCGCCATTGCCGCCCTGGTCCTGCTGCCGCTCAGCGTCCTGCTGCTGAGCTGGGGCGAGGTGGACGGCGAGATCTGGAGTCACCTGTGGGACACCCAGATGCCGCGCCTGCTCGGCAATACCTTGAGCCTGCTGCTCGGCGTCGGTTTCGGCGTGACCCTGCTGGGCGTCAGCCTGGCCTGGCTCACCACGCTGTGCGAGTTCCCCGGGCGCAAGTGGCTGGACTGGGCGCTGATGCTGCCCTTCGCCATCCCGGCCTACGTGCTGGCCTTCGTCTTCGTCGGCCTGCTCGACTTCGCCGGGCCGGTGCAGAGCCTGCTGCGCGAGTGGTTCGGCAGCGGCCTGCGCCTGCCGCGGGTGCGTTCCACCGGCGGGGTGATCCTGGTGCTGGTGCTGGTGTTCTACCCCTACGTCTACCTGCTGGCGCGCACCGCCTTCCTCGCCCAGGGCCGCGGCCTGATGGAGGCGGCGCGGGTGCTCGGCCTGTCGCCCTGGCAGGCGTTCTGGAAGGTGGCCCTGCCGGTGGCCCGGCCGGCCATCGGCGCCGGGCTGGCGCTGGCGCTGATGGAGACGCTGGCCGACTTCGGCGCGGTGTCGGTGTTCAACTTCGATACCTTCACCACCGCGATCTACAAGACCTGGTACGGCTTCTACAGCCTGTCCAGCGCCACCCAGCTGGCCAGCCTGCTGCTGCTGGCGGTGATGCTGCTGCTCTGGGCCGAGCGTCGCTCGCGCGGCGCCAGCCGGCCCGGCAACGAACGGGCGCGCAGCGCGCCGCTGTACCACCTGCGTGGCGCCAGGGCGCTGGCCGCCAGCGCCTGGTGCGGCCTGGTGTTCGCCTGTGCCTTCGTCGTGCCGCTGCTGCAGCTGTTGGTCTGGTTCTGGCAGCGCGGGCGCTTCGACCTCGACGAGCGCTACGTCGGTCTGATCCTGCACACCCTCTACCTCGGCGCCCTGGCGGCGCTGATCACCGTGGCGCTGGCCATGCTGCTGGCCTTCGCCCGGCGCCAGGCGCCGACCCGGCGCATGCAGGCGCTGGTCGGCCTGGCCAACCTCGGCTACGCGCTGCCCGGCTCGGTGCTGGCGGTGTCGATCATGCTGGCCTTCAGCTGGCTGGATCGGCAGCTGGTGATCCCGCTGTCGGCCAGCCTCGGCGGCGCCGGCAAGCCGCTGCTGCTGGGCAGCCTCGGCGCGCTGCTGCTGGCCTACCTGATCCGTTTCATGGCGGTCGCCCACGGCCCGCTGGAAAGCAGCCTGGGACGCATCCGCCCGTCGCTGCCGGAGGCCTCGCGCAGCCTCGGCGTCGGCGGCGTGGCGCTGTTCCGCCGGATCTACCTGCCGCTGATGGTGCCGGGCACGCTGAGCGCCGCGCTGCTGGTGTTCGTCGACGTGCTCAAGGAGATGCCGGCGACCCTGTTGATGCGCCCGTTCGGCTGGGACACCCTGTCGGTGCGGGTGTTCGAGATGACCAGCGAGGGCGAGTGGGCGCGCGCCGCGCTGCCGGCGCTGACCCTGGTGCTGGTCGGCCTGCTGCCGGTGATCGGCCTGATCCGCCGCTCGGCACGCCGCTACGGCTGA
- the gcvH gene encoding glycine cleavage system protein GcvH, which translates to MSNVPAELRYASSHEWARLEADGSVTVGITDHAQEALGDVVFVELPEVGKALAAGDAAGVVESVKAASDIYAPLAGEVIAVNEALADAPESVNSDPYGAWFFKLKPASVADLDQLLDAAAYQASCDA; encoded by the coding sequence ATGAGCAATGTCCCCGCCGAACTGCGTTACGCCTCCAGCCACGAATGGGCCCGTCTCGAAGCCGACGGCAGCGTCACCGTGGGCATCACCGATCATGCCCAGGAGGCACTGGGCGATGTGGTCTTCGTCGAGCTGCCGGAAGTCGGCAAGGCCCTCGCTGCCGGCGATGCGGCCGGCGTGGTGGAGTCCGTGAAGGCCGCCTCGGACATCTACGCGCCGCTGGCCGGCGAGGTCATCGCCGTCAACGAGGCGCTGGCCGACGCGCCGGAAAGCGTCAACAGCGATCCCTACGGCGCCTGGTTCTTCAAGCTCAAGCCGGCCAGCGTCGCTGACCTCGACCAGCTGCTCGACGCCGCCGCCTACCAGGCCAGCTGCGACGCCTGA